The following are from one region of the Lytechinus pictus isolate F3 Inbred chromosome 4, Lp3.0, whole genome shotgun sequence genome:
- the LOC129259123 gene encoding adenylate kinase 9-like isoform X24, with translation MEILKTMAENEEETNLPQFGAPTPSVTIDMLETRPNTHILLDSVTPAAGEGVHRGGSRLDPAGGAVSRALSVVSGSNAQESHISDMIKRMEEDPFDEDQTELRFLHSKPTCFIILGKPGVGKTTLAKRLAQAWRCQMVNVTELMLQHINLQTEMGVRLQEILHKGGAVPEELAVKLIEDKINSPEVAHHGYVLDDFPCVNEEYMNASDQLEFIKNWKLKPDFIINLRIPDEDLEMRRIGQRVDSLNNTLYAQDVWNPEKPEPQQKKGGGEDEEEEDEEEEEEEEPEMNLDPEMGEEEKIELTMEIIERLVQRPEDLKPHAAESIDAYKDKLLKMFEDYMADHDQQYLIEMDGNKTAPFLFRELMNKLNTYILRRAAVPIRLQNAEEEDIPDDIETEELMRTLGGTNLVAPRYRWRRSKWARACPVELQKGNVVQGKPEFAVGFLDKIYVMSGPDAMETFLKNPRPYLVSPQPRPPCKLCVVGPPLSGKTSLCHLLSHKFNARVLDVNELIKSRMESHKGKQIELAKQEAIESAVATIKAKLREKEEKEKEAKTSDTEESRAEGEGEEEGAGEGVGEEEDGEKSRIKAAEETEGEAEASEEKEEEGETTAQDSVTGVTEGDGTETIAASQHPTEDLSTITGVAPTVSQISEDVDENHPEVIQMVEAAVKEAEKLSYPIGADQYADCVEEAVVEIHRELRKKDPNGPGAGGWIIDNFPQSRDHWTVLLDRGLAPDEVICLKDSSENGLYLMKRWYRLNRDEVDTKARERKEAEEREKQRVLDDASNTSRDTTGSTGLNRIQEELEKEEAAKAAAAAVEEGGDEDAAKTQEEKPEGEKEEGDQEGEAEGEKDGEKDGEAAGEGGAGGGEEGEEGTTTDADLTTTVTSYEEKAKTEEEEEEEDKPPPVPVPEEDPLPPDGPETSKFKDQRNEFEREWPSIQALLTGTINLDPIQIEIENKKTEDIIKESHTMVELPYTYRPWEYNSIDMDEEDEDAAAEADEEGDEMEEEEDEEVTKNKKKQFGDTKHFCPVALKEKFVLWPSNPEIAAKYREKVYYCSNPEARDKFIAEPTTFVAKGRPFQPPPVRLLMLGPKGAGKSLHARAMADKLGLFHISFKDRLQELIIKKTKKKIGPEFEEEEEEPEEEEPEEEEPVEGLKDGIPVVSEPNDAAAAEQTEEDNEEGGEEEQEVELNEFEENIKGNLMGDESLSIDSLEKIIPDWWNLEPYKSTGFILEGFPRTSEEAQFMAENGFFPDAAILLNVEDSDITSRMLPPKLEKWRKRRDRRVARREKRKAKKKKEREEAIKKRRQELISEADDRKAKRQAQRAADRDSDDSEPSDEEGFDDEEEEDIEAMLAEEFEEEEEEEEEEEELEEDAVERLKNEIGEVYDDDTSRIAGLQETLDEIMIPRMELNGGRKPHIVRFTLEQSLRPVQEFRESLFEKVYPIREMVARKMLQIGYKHQSRFGRWCPVKLLEGDCIQPMQGHTYPTFPAVYRQHIYFMSTPQAREEFVMHPLKYLKQPSPKPVVPVRMAIIGPPKSGKTSLANRFASDYGMMRLSIGEAVRFILTQQPKTQLAKLINAQIKKGIPLPDELAIRALEVNLLDTRSSTRGYVLDGYPVSKHQVDLMTEHGIIPVVILELSVDSRELMVRGMKDRHSSERLLPLHDSAQILALKIAAWQKEITSVREYYKETHKNWVSVTGEKSKWWVWNRAADHSKDSVRRIQDYLQRISEGKAASIADMCITPKEFFSRLGDFGQYCPVSLAKDGELVDCAGQINLDNAAEFRGRYYKMENPEKVKEFLARPELYVPPQAPRALPPPELLPKRRTAIDAKKMFPMQIELQGYCPVTYLDGKLRYEAILPGNPDLIVEYRENMYCFDSEEKLQKFMRYPERYYNLKLPHKLPPRKDPLLVTSLPMLGYMEQTISTAITKALTATGCFKPKFPFVSPSRSALLYLAFHLKAYNPKSSDYVRKKYRKKLDQFEEHCELIRYLGNQMGPRSRSPKELPIDFDHKMLLFLNLKGREPTPSTLVAM, from the exons ATGGAGATCTTGAAAACTATGGCGGAGAACGAG GAAGAAACAAATTTACCCCAGTTTGGGGCCCCAACCCCAAGTGTAACAATAGACATGTTAGAGACCCGTCCAAACACCCATATTCTGCTGGATTCAGTGACACCAGCAGCTGGAGAGGGGGTGCACAGAGGAGGTAGTAGGCTAGACCCTGCAGGCGGTGCTGTGAGCAGGGCATTGAGTGTCGTTAGTGGAAGCAATGCACAGGAAAGTCACATCTCGGATATGATCAAACGTATGGAGGAAGATCCCTTTGATGAAGACCAG ACTGAGCTTCGTTTCCTCCACTCTAAGCCCACATGTTTCATCATCCTGGGTAAACCTGGTGTTGGTAAGACCACCTTAGCCAAGAGGTTAGCCCAGGCATGGAGATGTCAGATGGTGAATGTAACGGAGTTGATGCTCCAGCATATTAACCTCCAGACGGAGATGGGTGTAAGACTCCAGGAGATCCTTCATAAAGGTGGAGCAGTCCCAGAGGAGCTTGCCGTCAAGCTGATAGAGGATAAGATTAACTCGCCAGAGGTGGCACATCATG GTTATGTTTTGGATGATTTCCCCTGTGTAAATGAAGAGTACATGAATGCTTCAGATCAATTAGAATTTATCAAGAATTGGAAACTTAAACCAGATTTCATCATCAACTTGAGG ATACCTGATGAAGACCTTGAGATGAGGCGGATTGGACAACGAGTAGATTCACTAAACAACACACTGTATGCACAGGATGTATGGAACCCTGAGAAACCAGAACCACAGCAGaagaaaggaggaggagaagatgaagaggaggaagatgaagaagaggaggaggaagaagaaccAGAAATGAATCTAGACCCTGAAATG ggagaggaagagaagaTTGAATTGACGATGGAGATTATTGAGAGATTGGTTCAGAGACCTGAAGATCTTAAGCCCCATGCCGCTGAGAGTATCGATGCTTACAAAGATAAACTACTCAAGATGTTTGAG GATTATATGGCAGATCATGATCAGCAATACCTGATTGAGATGGACGGGAACAAAACGGCTCCTTTCCTCTTCAGAGAACTCATGAACAAACTCAATACCTACATCCTCCGTCGGGCTGCCGTACCAATCCGCCTCCAGAACGCTGAGGAAGAAGACATCCCTGACGATATTGAGACAGAAGAACTTATGAGGACATTGGGCGGGACCAATTTGGTTGCCCCAAGATACAGGTGGAGGAGGAGCAAGTGGGCGAGGGCGTGTCCTGTTGAGCTCCAGAAAGGGAATGTTGTCCAGGGAAAGCCGGAATTCGCAGTTGG ATTCTTGGATAAGATCTATGTAATGTCAGGCCCTGATGCTATGGAGACCTTCTTGAAGAACCCTCGTCCATACCTAGTTAGTCCTCAGCCTAGACCTCCATGTAAGCTGTGCGTAGTAGGACCACCTCTTTCAGGGAAGACATCGCTGTGTCATCTGCTCTCTCACAAGTTCAATGCAAGG GTACTAGATGTGAATGAACTAATCAAATCACGGATGGAGTCTCACAAAGGCAAGCAGATTGAACTAGCTAAACAAGAAGCCATAGAGTCAGCTGTAGCAACAATCAAAGCCAAACtcagagaaaaggaagaaa aagagaaagaagcgAAGACGTCAGATACAGAGGAGTCCAGAgcggaaggggagggggaggaggagggggcaGGGGAAGGagtaggagaagaagaagatggag AGAAATCAAGAATAAAGGCGGCTGAAGAAACTGAAGGAGAAGCTGAGGCTTcagaggagaaagaagaagaag GCGAGACCACTGCCCAGGATTCTGTTACAGGAGTGACTGAAGGAGACGGTACAGAGACCATTGCTGCGTCACAGCATCCCACCGAAGACCTGTCTACCATTACCGGGGTTGCTCCTACTGTATCACAGATATCTGAAGATGTGGATGAAAACCACCCAGAG GTGATCCAAATGGTAGAAGCTGCAGTGAAGGAAGCTGAGAAGCTCTCCTATCCCATAGGTGCTGATCAGTATGCAGACTGTGTAGAGGAAGCTGTAGTTGAGATACATAGAGAACTCAGAAAGAAAGATCCTAATGGACCTGG TGCTGGTGGATGGATCATTGATAACTTCCCTCAATCCCGGGACCACTGGACAGTCTTGCTTGACCGTGGTCTGGCCCCTGATGAGGTCATCTGCCTCAAGGACAGCAGTGAGAACGGTCTTTACCTGATGAAGCGATGGTACAGACTCAACAGAGATGAGGTGGACACCAAGGCGAGAGAGAGGAAAGAagcagaagagagagagaaacaaaggGTCTTAGACGATGCAAG TAATACATCTAGGGACACTACTGGTAGTACTGGACTCAACAG GATACAAGAGGAACTTGAGAAGGAAGAAGCGGCTAAAGCAGCAGCAGCGGCAGTAGAAGAgggtggtgatgaagatg CAGCAAAAACGCAGGAAGAGAAAcctgaaggagaaaaagaagaaggagaccAAGAAGGAGAAGCAGAAGGAGAAAAGGATGGAGAGAAGGATGGAGAGGCAGCTGGAGAAGGAGGAGCAGGAGGTGGAGAGGAAGGAGAAG AAGGCACTACAACTGATGCAGACCTTACTACTACTGTAACTTCTTATGAAGAAAAAG CTAAGActgaggaagaagaagaggaagaggataAACCTCCTCCTGTTCCTGTCCCTGAAGAAGACCCTCTTCCTCCCGATGGTCCAGAGACAAGCAAGTTCAAAGATCAGAGGAATGAGTTTGAGAGAGAGTGGCCGTCCATCCAAGCTCTACTCACAGGAACTATCAACCTTGATCCGATCCAGATAGAGATTGAGAACAAGAAGACTGAGGATATCATCAAGGAATCACATACCATGGTGGAAC TACCGTACACCTACAGACCATGGGAGTATAATAGTATTGATATGGATGAAGAGGATGAAGATGCAGCAGCTGAAGCTGATGAGGAGGGAGATGAGATGGAGGAAGAAGAG gaTGAGGAAGTCACTAAGAATAAGAAGAAGCAGTTTGGTGATACCAAGCACTTCTGTCCTGTAGCTCTGAAGGAGAAGTTTGTCCTATGGCCTAGTAACCCAGAGATAGCAGCTAAGTACAGGGAGAAGGTCTACTACTGTTCCAACCCAGAGGCTAGGGATAAGTTCATCGCTGAACCAACCACGTTTGTGGCTAAAGGAAGGCCGTTTCAG CCTCCTCCAGTTCGGCTGTTAATGCTTGGCCCCAAGGGTGCAGGCAAGTCCCTCCATGCAAGAGCTATGGCAGACAAACTAGGCCTGTTCCACATCAGCTTCAAAGATCGGCTCCAGGAACTCATCATCAAGAAGACCAAGAAGAAGATAGGACCAGAGtttgaagaggaggaggaggagccaGAAGAGGAAGAGCCAGAAGAGGAAGAGCCAGTAGAAGGACTGAAGGATGGAATACCAGTTGTATCAGAACCAAATGATG CTGCTGCTGCAGAACAGACTGAGGAGGACAATGAAGAAGGG GGAGAGGAGGAGCAGGAGGTGGAGTTGAATGAGTTTGAAGAGAACATCAAGGGTAACCTAATGGGTGATGAATCACTCAGCATAGACTCACTGGAGAAGATTATACCAGACTGGTGGAATTTAGAACCTTACAA ATCAACTGGTTTCATCTTGGAAGGGTTCCCTCGCACCTCCGAGGAAGCTCAATTCATGGCTGAAAATGGCTTTTTCCCAGACGCTGCTATCCTGCTCAATGTAGAAGATTCAGACATCACAAGCAGAATGCTCCCGCCCAAGCTGGAGAAATGGCGTAAGCGACGTGATCGCAGGGTGGCACGGAGAGAGAAGCGTAAGgccaagaagaagaaggagcGAGAGGAGGCGATCAAGAAGCGACGACAAGAACTCATCTCAGAGGCGGATGATAGGAAAGCAAAGAGACAG GCTCAGAGAGCAGCAGATAGAGACAGCGATGACTCAGAACCATCAGATGAAGAAGGGTTTGATGATGAGGAAGAGGAAGATATCGAGGCTATGCTGGCTGAAGAGTttgaagaagaggaggaagaagaggaagaggaggaggagttAGAAGAAGACGCCGTTGAGAGACTGAAGAATGAAATTGGCGAGGTGTATGATGATGATACAAGTCGCATCGCAGGCTTACAg GAAACTCTTGACGAGATCATGATCCCTCGGATGGAACTGAACGGAGGTCGCAAGCCTCACATTGTCCGCTTCACCCTTGAGCAGAGTCTGAGACCCGTCCAGGAGTTTAGAGAGAGTCTCTTTGAGAAGGTGTATCCTATCAGGGAGATGGTAGCTAGGAAGATGCTACAGATTGGTTATAAACATCAGTCAAGGTTTGGAAGATGGTGTCCTGTAAAGCTACTGGAAGGAGACTGTATACAACCAATGCAG GGTCACACCTACCCAACGTTCCCAGCAGTATACCGTCAGCACATTTACTTCATGTCTACCCCTCAAGCTAGAGAGGAGTTTGTCATGCATCCATTGAAGTATCTGAAGCAACCGTCTCCCAAGCCTGTTGTCCCTGTAAGGATGGCCATCATTGGACCACCAAAGTCTGGAAAAACTTCAT TGGCCAACCGATTTGCATCAGATTACGGTATGATGAGACTGTCTATCGGTGAAGCAGTCAGGTTTATCTTGACCCAACAACCCAAGACACAGCTAGCTAAACTTATCAATGCTCAGATCAAGAAGGGTATCCCGCTCCCTGATGAACTTGCCATACGAGCCCTAGAGGTCAATCTCCTTGATACGAGGTCATCGACCAGAGG CTACGTCCTTGATGGTTACCCAGTCTCCAAACACCAGGTTGATCTAATGACAGAGCACGGTATTATCCCAGTGGTTATTCTTGAGCTTAGTGTTGATAGCAGGGAACTCATGGTCAGAGGAATGAAAGATAGACATTCTTCAGAAAG gtTGTTACCGCTCCATGACAGCGCCCAGATCTTAGCTCTGAAGATTGCTGCCTGGCAGAAAGAGATTACTTCTGTGAGGGAGTATTATAAAGAGACTCATAAGAACTGGGTCAGTGTGACAGGAGAGAAGTCTAAGTGGTGGGTTTGGAACAGAGCTGCTGACCATTCTAAGGACAGCGTTCGTAGGATACAAGACTATCTGCAGAGGATATCAGAGG GCAAGGCAGCATCTATCGCTGACATGTGTATCACACCAAAGGAGTTCTTCTCCCGTCTTGGTGACTTTGGCCAGTACTGTCCAGTCAGCCTGGCCAAAGATGGTGAGCTGGTGGACTGCGCCGGACAGATCAACCTAGACAACGCTGCAGAATTCCGCGGTCGCTACTACAAGATGGAGAACCCTGAGAAGGTCAAGGAGTTCCTGGCCAGACCAGAACTCTATGTGCCACCTCAAGCTCCTAGAGCATTACCTCCTCCAGAGCTGCTGCCTAAGAGGAGAACAGCCATTGATGCTAAGAAGATGTTCCCTATGCAGATTGAGCTGCAGGGATACTGTCCTGTTACCTACCTGGATGGAAAGCTGAG GTATGAAGCAATCCTTCCAGGCAACCCGGATCTTATTGTGGAGTACAGGGAAAATATGTACTGCTTTGATTCTGAAGAAAAACTGCAGAAATTCATGAG GTATCCTGAGCGTTACTACAACCTGAAGTTACCTCACAAGTTACCACCCAGGAAGGACCCTCTCCTTGTGACCTCACTGCCTATGTTAGGTTATATGGAACAAACAATCTCAACTGCTATCACCAAGGCTCTTACTGCAACGGGCTGCTTCAAACCAAAGTTCCCCTTCGTCTCACCCTCAAGATCAGCGTTGCTATATCTGGCATTCCATCTCAAAG CGTACAACCCCAAGAGCTCCGACTATGTTCGCAAGAAGTACCGCAAGAAACTGGACCAGTTTGAGGAGCACTGTGAACTCATCCGTTACCTAGGCAACCAGATGGGACCACGATCTCGTAGTCCCAAAGAGCTTCCTATTGACTTTGATCACAAGATGCTTCTCTTTCTCAATCTAAAAGGACGAGAGCCTACACCATCAACATTGGTCGCTATGTAA